The proteins below come from a single Rosa rugosa chromosome 2, drRosRugo1.1, whole genome shotgun sequence genomic window:
- the LOC133728353 gene encoding asparagine--tRNA ligase, cytoplasmic 1-like: MAADSAQLSSQLAEATLNESVSALKAEFSDRVPIRSIISRTDGGSGFAGQHVRVGGWVKTGRKADKDAFAFLELNDGSCPGNLQVIVEADKGDLGQLVPTGTCVVVDGVLKLPPAGAKQKVELRVEKVVHLGPVDPAKYPLPKTKLTLEFLRDVVHLRSRTNTISAVARIRNALAYATHTFFQKHGFLYVHTPIITTSDCEGAGEMFQVTTLISEGERLERELIKNPPPSEADLEAAKLIIKEKGDAVSQLKSAKASKEEIGAAVAELKRAKENDLKLEERSKLQPGIPKKDGKIDYTQDFFARQAFLTVSGQLQVESYACALSSVYTFGPTFRAENSHTSRHLAEFWMVEPELAFAELKDDMNCAEAYVKFLCQWLLDNCYDDMEFISRQFDKTCIDRLKMVASTPFERITYTEAVELLIDAVKNGKKFENHVEWGIDLASEHERFLTEVKFQKPVIVYNYPKGIKAFYMRLNDDNKTVAAMDVLVPKVGELIGGSQREERYDVIHSRIAEMGLPIEPYEWYLDLRRFGTVKHAGFGLGFERMLLFATGLDNIRDVIPFPRYPGRADL; the protein is encoded by the exons ATGGCTGCCGATTCGGCACAGTTAAGTTCCCAACTGGCTGAAGCAACTTTGAACGAATCTGTCTCTGCTCTGAAAGCAGAATTTTCTGACAGAGTTCCCATCAGATCCATAATATCACGAACCGATGGGGGGTCTGGGTTTGCCGGGCAGCATGTCCGGGTTGGTGGTTGGGTGAAGACGGGCAGGAAGGCAGACAAGGATGCATTTGCTTTTCTGGAACTTAATGATGGATCATGCCCTGGCAACTTACAGGTGATTGTGGAAGCAGACAAGGGTGACCTTGGGCAGCTTGTGCCAACCGGTACATGTGTGGTTGTGGATGGCGTGCTTAAGCTGCCCCCAGCTGGGGCCAAGCAGAAGGTGGAGCTTAGAGTTGAGAAGGTGGTCCATTTAGGTCCAGTTGACCCTGCTAAATATCCGTTGCCCAAGACCAAGCTCACCCTTGAGTTTTTGAGGGACGTAGTTCATCTCCGTTCCAGAACTAACACCATCTCTGCAGTTGCTCGCATCAGAAATGCCCTGGCATATGCAACTCATACATTTTTCCAAAAGCATGGCTTCCTTTATGTGCACACTCCAATTATCACTACCAGTGATTGTGAGGGTGCTGGTGAGATGTTCCAAGTCACAACATTGATTAGCGAAGGTGAAAGGTTGGAGAGGGAGCTGATTAAGAACCCTCCCCCGTCTGAAGCAGACCTAGAAGCTGCCAAGCTAATCATCAAGGAAAAAGGAGATGCTGTTTCACAGCTGAAATCTGCTAAAGCAAGTAAGGAGGAGATTGGCGCTGCTGTCGCTGAACTTAAAAGGGCGAAGGAGAATGATTTGAAGCTGGAGGAGAGATCAAAGCTTCAGCCAGGAATCCCCAAAAAGGATGGGAAGATTGACTATACACAAGATTTCTTTGCCCGTCAAGCTTTTTTGACCGTTTCTGGCCAACTCCAAGTGGAATCTTATGCATGTGCTCTTAGTAGCGTGTATACATTTGGGCCTACTTTTCGTGCTGAGAATTCACACACTTCACGGCATTTGGCAGAATTCTGGATGGTGGAGCCTGAATTAGCATTTGCAGAGCTCAAG GATGACATGAACTGTGCAGAGGCGTATGTCAAATTCTTGTGTCAGTGGTTACTTGACAACTGCTATGACGATATGGAGTTTATTTCTCGGCAATTTGATAAAACTTGCATAGACCGTCTAAAGATGGTTGCATCCACACCGTTTGAACGGATTACATATACAGAAGCTGTGGAGCTGCTAATCGATGCTGTGAAAAATGGCAAGAAGTTTGAGAATCATGTAGAATGGGGGATTGACTTAGCATCTGAACATGAAAG ATTCTTAACAGAGGTGAAATTTCAGAAGCCTGTTATTGTGTACAATTACCCAAAAGGGATCAAAGCTTTCTACATGAGACTCAATGATGATAACAAAACAGTGGCTGCTATGGATGTCCTTGTACCAAAG GTGGGAGAGTTGATTGGGGGTAGCCAAAGGGAAGAACGCTATGATGTGATTCATAGCAG GATTGCAGAGATGGGTCTGCCTATTGAGCCGTACGAGTGGTATCTTGATTTGCGCCGCTTTGGAACTGTCAAACATGCCGGTTTTGGTTTAGGGTTTGAACGGATGCTTTTGTTTGCCACAGGCCTTGACAATATCAGAGATGTTATTCCATTCCCTAGATATCCTGGAAGAGCAGATCTTTAA
- the LOC133728351 gene encoding mitogen-activated protein kinase 19-like — protein sequence MHTNHPKKDLKEMEFFTEYGDANRYKILEVIGKGSYGVVCAAIDTHTGEKVAIKKIHDIFEHISDAIRILREVKLLRLLRHPDIVEIKRIMLPPSKREFKDIYVVFELMESDLHQVIKANDDLTREHHQFFLYQMLRALKYMHTANVYHRDLKPKNILANANCKLKVCDFGLARVAFNDTPTTIFWTDYVATRWYRAPELCGSFFSKYTPAIDIWSIGCIFAEVLTGKPLFPGKSVVHQLDLITDLLGTPTLETISGVRNEKARKYLTEMRKKHPVSFTQKFPKADPLALRLLQRLLAFDPKDRPTAEEALADPYFKGLARVERELSCQPISKLEFEFERRRVIKEDIRELIYREILEYHPQLLKDYMNGTEGTSFLYPSAIGQFRKQFAYLEEHGGKSGPVIPPERKHVSLPRSTVHSSTIPPIAQPNLLSYENRQTEEASNCLKVTDTINGNPSKASRPPPRVPAAKPGRVVGPVLPHENGRNGKETHNPRTFYRNAVLPQQSISPHCFFRTHTAGQEKSLLEMKRDAAHAKLQPHLEQRNLVSKPIPGMAIDVNTNPYHPPSTKVDQLNAIDTKLLHAQSQFGPVGAAAVAVAAHRNTGAVHYGLS from the exons atgcatACCAATCACCCAAAGAag GACCTGAAGGAGATGGAATTTTTCACCGAGTATGGGGATGCTAATAGATACAAGATTCTGGAAGTCATAGGGAAGGGAAGTTATGGGGTGGTTTGTGCGGCTATTGACACACATACTGGGGAGAAAGTTGCCATAAAGAAAATTCATGATATATTTGAGCACATCTCTGATGCGATTAGGATTTTGCGAGAAGTTAAGTTGCTTAGGCTTTTAAGACATCCTGATATTGTTGAAATTAAGCGCATCATGTTACCACCTTCAAAGAGGGAGTTCAAagatatttatgttgtttttgagCTGATGGAGTCAGACCTTCACCAAGTTATCAAGGCTAATGATGACTTGACCCGCGAACATCATCAGTTCTTTCTTTACCAGATGTTACGTGCATTGAAATATATGCATACAG CAAATGTGTATCATCGAGATCTTAAGCCAAAAAACATATTGGCCAATGCAAATTGCAAGCTTAAAGTTTGTGATTTTGGACTAGCAAGAGTTGCCTTTAATGATACCCCAACTACAATATTTTGGACA GATTATGTTGCTACACGATGGTACAGAGCTCCGGAACTATGTGGATCATTCTTTTCCAAG TATACACCGGCCATTGATATATGGAGTATTGGCTGCATATTTGCAGAGGTTTTGACAGGGAAGCCATTGTTTCCCGGTAAAAGTGTTGTTCATCAATTAGATTTGATTACCGACCTCCTTGGAACGCCTACACTAGAGACCATCTCTGGA GTTCGAAATGAGAAGGCAAGGAAATACTTGACAGAGATGCGGAAAAAGCATCCTGTGTCATTTACACAAAAATTTCCCAAGGCAGATCCTTTAGCACTCCGCCTATTGCAAAGGCTACTGGCCTTTGACCCAAAGGATCGACCGACTGCAGAGGAG gCATTGGCGGATCCGTACTTCAAGGGTCTGGCTAGAGTCGAGAGAGAGCTTTCTTGTCAGCCTATTTCAAAGctggaatttgaatttgaaaggcGAAGAGTGATTAAGGAGGACATTAGGGAACTAATTTACCGGGAAATACTCGAATACCATCCACAACTACTTAAGGATTACATGAACGGAACTGAAGGCACAAGCTTTTTGTATCCAAG TGCTATAGGTCAATTCAGAAAGCAGTTTGCTTATCTCGAGGAACATGGTGGTAAAAGTGGACCGGTCATTCCTCCAGAGAGGAAGCATGTCTCCCTTCCACG ATCTACTGTTCACTCAAGTACAATACCCCCTATTGCACAACCAAATTTGCTCTCGTATGAGAACCGGCAGACAGAAGAGGCTTCTAACTGTCTTAAAGTAACAGACACTATTAATGGGAATCCATCAAAGGCCTCACGTCCTCCACCAAGGGTGCCAGCAG CAAAACCTGGACGAGTTGTCGGACCGGTTCTTCCACATGAGAATGGCAGAAATGGCAAGGAAACCCACAATCCAAGGACGTTCTACAGAAACGCAGTTCTTCCTCAGCAGTCTATCTCTCCACACTGCTTCTTCAGAACTCATACTGCCGGTCAAGAAAAGTCCCTGTTGGAGATGAAGAGGGACGCAGCACATGCTAAACTGCAACCCCATCTTGAACAACGTAACTTGGTGTCAAAACCTATTCCGGGCATGGCCATCGATGTCAACACCAACCCATACCACCCGCCATCCACCAAGGTAGATCAACTAAATGCAATAGATACAAAGCTGCTGCATGCGCAGTCACAGTTTGGTCCTGTTGGTGCCGCAGCTGTAGCTGTAGCTGCTCACAGGAACACAGGAGCTGTTCACTATGGATTGTCTTAG
- the LOC133732227 gene encoding phenylacetaldehyde oxime monooxygenase CYP71AN24-like yields the protein MAMALLPCLNQLGQELQRITTPFNLFLVSLLSLSIFILFSFSGSGSKLKLPPSPTRLPLIGNLHQLGTLPHRSLGNLSKKYGPLMLLHLGIVPTLVVSSAEMAKEVMKTHDTVFSSRPKTTAANILVYGCHDIGFAPYGEYWRQVRKLCVLELLSLKRVQQFQYAREEEIGELVNRIRKACLGQSPINLSEMLIKASNNIVSRCVLGQNFIEENGNWFGELSRTLMAQLMVFSFGDFFPSLRWIDSLRGLTARLNKTFVEVDGFLDQLIEKHKTANGEVDSKDFVDILLQLQKDSILDFELTRDNLKAILVDMLIGGSDTSSTALEWLMAELVRNPNVMAKVQEEVRRVVGKKARVDVSDIEQMDYLKCVIKEALRLHPPAPLLIPRETIAGVELGGYYIPAKTRVFVNAFAIQRDPEFWDRPEEFLPERFEGNSVDFRGQDFQFIAFGGGRRGCPGVTFAVAAAEYELANLLYWFDWKLPSSGSALAETLDMTEVYGLTVHKKAPLHVVPLLYSP from the exons ATGGCAATGGCTCTATTACCATGTTTGAATCAACTGGGGCAAGAGCTACAAAGGATCACCACTCCCTTCAATCTTTTCTTGGTTTCTCTCCTCTCGCTTTCCATattcattttgttttcattttccgGATCAGGTTCGAAACTCAAGTTACCGCCATCTCCAACAAGGTTACCACTAATTGGAAACCTCCACCAGCTAGGCACACTCCCGCACCGCTCTCTTGGCAATCTGTCTAAGAAGTATGGCCCTCTAATGCTACTTCACTTGGGCATAGTTCCAACACTAGTAGTTTCATCAGCAGAAATGGCCAAGGAAGTCATGAAGACCCATGATACTGTTTTCTCCAGCCGTCCCAAAACTACAGCTGCAAACATATTAGTCTATGGATGCCACGACATCGGCTTTGCTCCTTATGGGGAGTACTGGAGACAAGTTCGGAAACTTTGTGTTCTTGAACTTCTCAGCCTCAAAAGGGTGCAACAATTTCAGTAtgcaagagaagaagaaattggggAGTTGGTAAACAGGATAAGAAAAGCGTGCCTCGGCCAGTCTCCTATTAATCTAAGTGAGATGCTGATAAAAGCCTCCAACAACATAGTGTCTAGGTGCGTTCTTGGACAGAATTTTATAGAAGAAAATGGAAATTGGTTTGGAGAGTTGTCAAGAACGTTGATGGCTCAACTAATGGTTTTCAGCTTCGGAGATTTCTTCCCTTCTTTGAGATGGATTGACAGTCTTAGAGGACTAACTGCGCGGTTGAATAAAACCTTTGTCGAAGTAGATGGATTCCTTGATCAGTTAATTGAAAAGCATAAGACAGCAAATGGAGAAGTTGATTCCAAGGACTTTGTGGATATTCTCCTCCAGCTTCAAAAGGATAGCATCCTTGACTTCGAGCTTACTCGAGACAACCTGAAAGCCATCCTAGTG GACATGCTCATTGGGGGAAGTGATACTAGTTCAACCGCGTTGGAATGGTTAATGGCAGAGCTGGTGAGAAATCCAAATGTAATGGCCAAAGTCCAAGAAGAAGTTAGACGGGTGGTGGGAAAAAAGGCAAGGGTGGATGTGAGTGATATCGAACAAATGGACTACCTAAAATGTGTCATCAAAGAAGCTCTAAGACTACATCCTCCAGCTCCTCTTTTAATTCCTAGAGAAACAATTGCAGGTGTGGAATTGGGAGGTTACTATATCCCTGCGAAAACAAGAGTGTTTGTGAATGCATTTGCAATCCAAAGGGACCCTGAATTCTGGGACAGACCAGAGGAGTTCCTTCCGGAACGATTTGAGGGCAACTCAGTTGATTTCAGAGGCCAGGACTTCCAGTTCATCGCATTTGGTGGTGGGAGAAGGGGGTGTCCTGGAGTGACCTTTGCGGTTGCTGCAGCTGAATACGAGCTTGCAAACCTTCTTTATTGGTTTGATTGGAAATTGCCTAGTAGTGGTAGTGCATTGGCCGAGACCTTGGACATGACTGAAGTTTACGGTCTCACTGTCCATAAAAAAGCTCCTCTTCATGTCGTGCCATTATTGTACTCCCCTTGA
- the LOC133731004 gene encoding ribokinase, translated as MLHNRIEKKDNLIKTQILLFSSTGETFLRKKSTFSTKPTPFLVEKENRFESITSMRALAFLPSQQWDSKIQTHLPNHSNTPINTNPNLQFKTTRHPLPCFSLDSSKSQTPLTPITPTTPPLVVVGSANADIYVEIERLPKEGETISAKTGQTLAGGKGANQAACGGKLAYPTYFVGQVGQDAHGKLVTDALRGGGVHLDHLTSVAAAPTGHAVVMLQSDGQNSIIIVGGANMRCWPERLSDEDLRVVRSAGIVLLQREIPEVVNIQVAKAAKSAGVPVILDAGGMDTPISQELLNYVDIFSPNESELGRLTGMPTESFEQISNAVVKCHKMGVKQVLVKLGDKGSALFVEGDEPIKQPVISAAKVLDTTGAGDTFTASFAVAFVEGKSIKECLRFAAAAASLCVQVKGAIPSMPERKSVLNLLQSL; from the exons ATGTTGCATAATAGA ATAGAAAAGAAAGACAATTTAATTAAAACTCAAATTCTCTTGTTTAGTAGCACTGGTGAAACTTTCCTCAGGAAAAAGTCCACATTTTCCACAAAGCCGACTCCTTTTCTCGTTGAGAAAGAGAACAGATTTGAATCAATAACTTCAATGAGAGCGTTAGCATTTTTACCATCCCAACAATGGGactccaaaatccaaacccatctCCCAAACCACTCAAACACACCAATCAACACCAACCCAAATCTCCAATTCAAAACCACAAGACACCCACTTCCCTGCTTCTCCCTAGACTCATCAAAATCCCAAACCCCGCTGACCCCAATCACCCCCACAACCCCACCACTCGTGGTGGTGGGCTCAGCCAATGCAGACATCTATGTTGAGATTGAGAGACTCCCCAAGGAGGGTGAGACCATCTCAGCCAAAACCGGTCAGACCCTGGCTGGTGGCAAAGGTGCCAACCAGGCTGCCTGTGGTGGCAAGCTGGCTTACCCAACCTACTTTGTGGGCCAGGTGGGTCAGGATGCCCATGGCAAACTGGTCACTGATGCCCTCAGGGGTGGTGGGGTCCACCTGGATCACCTGACTAGTGTGGCTGCTGCACCCACTGGGCATGCTGTGGTGATGTTGCAGAGTGATGGTCagaactccatcatcattgtgGGTGGTGCCAACATGAGGTGTTGGCCTGAGAGACTGAGTGATGAGGATTTGAGGGTTGTGAGGAGTGCTGGGATTGTTTTGCTTCAGAGGGAGATTCCAGAAGTGGTCAACATTCAGGTTGCAAAG GCTGCCAAGAGTGCAGGTGTACCAGTCATTTTGGATGCCGGAGGAATGGATACACCAATCTCCCAGGAGCTATTGAACTATGTTGATATTTTTAGCCCAAACGAAAGTGAGCTTGGTCGTTTGACAGGAATGCCGACCGAAAGCTTTGAACAGATTAGTAATGCCGTTGTCAAATGCCATAAAATG GGTGTTAAGCAAGTCCTAGTAAAACTTGGGGACAAAGGGTCTGCTCTATTTGTAGAAGGTGATGAACCAATTAAACAACCTGTCATATCTGCTGCGAAAGTACTTGATACTACTGGAGCCGGTGATACGTTTACTGCCTCTTTTGCTGTTGCTTTTGTGGAGGGCAAGTCCATAAAGGAATGCCTGAGATTTGCAG CTGCGGCCGCTTCTCTTTGTGTTCAAGTGAAGGGAGCCATTCCTAGCATGCCCGAGAGGAAATCAGTTTTGAatcttcttcaatctctttgA